In one Pseudobdellovibrionaceae bacterium genomic region, the following are encoded:
- a CDS encoding response regulator transcription factor, giving the protein MTFAGPGAATALYDSCPKIKALCDTYQMTPHQARVCKALHEGTTIKVIALGQNDSIKTVSHHLREVYRKLQVCNRVGAELATRDIVCP; this is encoded by the coding sequence ATGACCTTCGCTGGCCCCGGAGCCGCGACGGCCCTCTACGACTCATGCCCCAAGATCAAAGCTCTCTGCGATACCTACCAGATGACGCCTCACCAGGCGCGCGTCTGCAAGGCGCTCCATGAAGGTACGACGATCAAGGTCATCGCGCTCGGGCAGAACGATAGCATTAAGACTGTGAGCCATCACCTGCGCGAAGTTTATCGCAAACTTCAGGTGTGTAATCGCGTCGGAGCAGAGCTCGCAACGAGGGACATCGTATGTCCGTGA
- a CDS encoding GNAT family N-acetyltransferase, translated as MKSRKRGCSLKTQGGTMLDYVKLRRNKIHKFQAKVKIHSDKGPFILKTISNSDELIEALRLRYQVFHREMLGKSKPTGIDVDEYDFICDHLAIIDKKSGRIIGTYRLNCSLFSQNFYSAQEFNLRRVMEEPGAKLELGRACIHQDFRKGLVISLLWRGIAEYMVATDSKILFGCASIKTESARETALLYHYFQRDGRFHSNYWCPPTLRYSMPQLELWIEKFSQGITAEDLEKVESMIPPLARAYLKAGAYLGGEPAYDPDFKCIDFLTILPRENLNKIYLNAFRIKHTTPRDERDFGNLQ; from the coding sequence ATGAAGTCACGAAAACGCGGTTGTTCGCTCAAGACCCAAGGAGGGACCATGCTCGACTACGTGAAACTTCGTCGCAACAAGATCCACAAGTTCCAAGCCAAGGTGAAGATCCACTCGGATAAAGGACCCTTCATCTTGAAAACGATTTCGAACTCCGACGAACTCATCGAAGCGCTGCGCCTGCGTTACCAAGTGTTCCATCGCGAAATGCTCGGCAAGTCGAAGCCCACCGGGATCGACGTCGACGAATACGACTTCATCTGCGACCACCTGGCGATCATCGACAAAAAATCCGGGCGCATCATCGGCACCTACCGACTCAACTGCAGCCTGTTCTCACAGAACTTCTACTCGGCGCAAGAATTCAATCTTCGCCGCGTGATGGAAGAACCCGGTGCGAAATTGGAACTGGGGCGTGCCTGCATCCACCAGGATTTCCGCAAAGGCCTCGTAATTTCGCTTCTGTGGCGCGGAATCGCGGAATACATGGTGGCGACGGACTCGAAAATCCTGTTCGGCTGCGCCAGCATCAAAACCGAAAGTGCCCGCGAAACCGCCCTTCTTTATCATTACTTCCAACGCGACGGCCGCTTCCATTCGAACTACTGGTGCCCGCCCACGCTGCGTTATTCCATGCCGCAGCTGGAGTTGTGGATCGAGAAGTTCTCGCAAGGGATCACCGCGGAGGATCTCGAAAAGGTCGAGTCCATGATCCCCCCGCTCGCGCGCGCGTATCTGAAGGCCGGGGCGTATCTGGGCGGCGAACCCGCTTATGATCCCGATTTCAAGTGTATCGACTTCTTGACGATCCTGCCCCGAGAGAACTTAAATAAGATTTACCTGAACGCCTTCAGGATCAAGCACACAACACCACGGGACGAGAGAGATTTTGGAAATCTTCAGTGA
- a CDS encoding cytochrome c biogenesis protein ResB: MNGKGSLSWSDRIVKSLASLKLAVFVILALATITAVGTFVESSYNAPIAKKWVYDTLWMYAIMGLLCVNLIAVMVDRWPWKRRHIAFVSAHIGILVLLFGSFLTWRYGLDGSLRVGIGQSNRFVTLPETDFSVWTSFDGDQFAKLMETPVDFDRRDPKKHPVEIVTDAGPLKITAYRPFVVTSRKVIPSDNPRLGPALRFQVVNSRVNVIEWLVQKRDGDIVEHDFGPAKVFFGEIPQNRQDANEVFFKLRPDGALDYKVFYKDEGRKPLTGVVKEGDNFNPGWMDLEFRVLRVFAKAEETWDFQDLDRPTELSNSAIEVDFQGKKHWLQLNDTLKMFTDRAVYIVAFGNRRVDLGFDVFLKKFEVGRYQGTMRAASYASLVEVPGVGEQMISMNEPLKHMGKTVYQASFQDGPDGQPIASIFSINDDPGRWIKYLGSLIISFGVIWLFYDKRRSARAIAPTTMKEDF; encoded by the coding sequence ATGAACGGAAAAGGATCGCTCTCTTGGTCGGACCGGATCGTTAAGTCTCTCGCGTCGCTGAAGCTCGCGGTTTTCGTGATATTGGCGCTCGCCACGATCACCGCCGTCGGCACTTTCGTCGAATCCAGTTACAATGCCCCCATCGCGAAGAAGTGGGTGTACGACACGTTGTGGATGTACGCCATCATGGGGCTTTTGTGCGTGAACTTGATCGCGGTCATGGTGGATCGTTGGCCGTGGAAACGCCGTCATATCGCTTTCGTGTCGGCGCATATCGGAATTTTGGTCCTTCTTTTCGGATCTTTTCTGACGTGGCGTTATGGTCTGGACGGAAGTTTGCGTGTCGGAATCGGTCAGTCGAATCGTTTCGTCACGCTTCCAGAAACGGACTTCAGTGTCTGGACTTCGTTCGACGGCGATCAGTTCGCGAAACTCATGGAAACACCGGTCGACTTCGACCGCCGCGATCCCAAAAAACATCCCGTCGAGATCGTGACGGATGCGGGACCGCTCAAGATCACGGCTTACCGTCCGTTTGTCGTGACCTCGCGTAAGGTCATTCCCAGCGACAATCCGCGTCTGGGGCCCGCGCTGCGGTTTCAAGTCGTCAATTCACGCGTGAATGTGATCGAGTGGCTCGTGCAAAAACGCGACGGCGACATCGTCGAGCACGACTTCGGGCCCGCGAAGGTCTTCTTCGGCGAGATTCCGCAGAATCGTCAGGATGCGAACGAAGTCTTCTTCAAGTTGCGGCCCGACGGGGCGCTTGATTATAAGGTCTTTTATAAAGACGAAGGACGAAAACCCCTGACCGGCGTGGTGAAAGAAGGCGACAACTTCAATCCGGGCTGGATGGATTTGGAGTTCCGAGTTTTGCGGGTTTTCGCGAAAGCCGAAGAGACTTGGGATTTTCAAGATCTCGATCGTCCGACCGAACTTTCGAACTCGGCCATCGAAGTTGATTTCCAAGGCAAGAAGCACTGGTTGCAGCTGAATGACACGCTCAAGATGTTCACCGATCGCGCCGTCTATATTGTGGCGTTCGGAAATCGTCGCGTGGATTTGGGCTTCGATGTTTTCCTGAAGAAGTTTGAAGTCGGTCGCTATCAGGGCACTATGCGGGCGGCCAGTTACGCGAGTTTGGTGGAAGTTCCGGGCGTGGGCGAGCAGATGATTTCGATGAACGAGCCGCTCAAACACATGGGCAAAACCGTTTATCAGGCGAGCTTTCAAGACGGTCCTGACGGTCAGCCCATCGCCTCGATTTTTTCGATCAACGACGATCCGGGACGTTGGATTAAGTATCTGGGAAGTCTGATCATCTCGTTCGGGGTGATTTGGCTCTTTTACGATAAACGCCGTAGCGCCCGTGCGATCGCCCCCACGACCATGAAAGAGGACTTCTGA
- the ccsA gene encoding cytochrome c biogenesis protein CcsA, whose protein sequence is MIRRNLLALLTLLFPLFVFASLAQASSPLDRLPVQEGGRIKPYDTFAREHLALIYGKQSFEEKPATEIVMTWILQPKAWEEKQFFEIRHHLVKRGLKLEETRMHFSPQEILSSDRLSVVMRDLQAKRETKEKLDPYFQAIQRLENQLFTFREIASGRMLRILPPKEGETWIALNEMPQPFQDKFMEITKEFVGTLNPEGDTSAARAALKTHVDEFIALVQAENPALFPSMTKVDTEVSYNRVHPFRYAYTSYLLALVAMGFFWMFKKPGFVTATWVFSVIGLLLHIYGFGVRTYLTDRAPVTNMYETVVWVSLGTVVFAMIIEWIYRWRFIITAGAAVGAFCLILADMAPAVLDASIQPLEPVLRSNFWLTTHVLTITISYAAFFLAFALGDYGLYLFLRDEKRFQDRIRGITLALYRAIQIGIAFLAPGIILGGIWADYSWGRFWGWDPKETWALIALLGYLAVLHGRLAGLLRNFGMCAAAILTFSLVIMAWYGVNYVLGAGLHSYGFGAGGVEYVAGFVALHILYVVFVGVVRRDSIRS, encoded by the coding sequence ATGATTCGCCGAAATCTCCTCGCTCTGTTGACGCTTCTTTTCCCCCTTTTCGTTTTCGCGAGCCTGGCTCAGGCCTCCTCGCCGCTGGACCGGTTGCCGGTCCAAGAGGGCGGACGGATCAAACCCTACGACACCTTCGCGCGCGAACACCTGGCGCTGATCTACGGAAAGCAGTCCTTCGAGGAAAAGCCCGCGACCGAAATCGTGATGACCTGGATCCTGCAGCCGAAGGCGTGGGAGGAAAAACAGTTCTTCGAAATCCGTCACCACCTGGTGAAACGCGGTCTGAAATTGGAAGAGACGCGGATGCATTTTTCGCCGCAGGAGATTCTGTCGAGCGATCGCCTCAGCGTCGTCATGCGCGATCTGCAGGCCAAGCGCGAGACCAAAGAGAAGCTCGACCCTTACTTCCAAGCCATCCAACGGTTGGAAAATCAGCTCTTCACCTTCCGTGAAATTGCCAGCGGTCGGATGTTGCGGATCTTGCCGCCGAAAGAAGGCGAGACCTGGATCGCGCTGAACGAAATGCCGCAGCCCTTCCAAGACAAGTTCATGGAGATCACGAAGGAGTTCGTGGGAACCTTGAACCCTGAAGGCGATACGTCGGCCGCGCGGGCGGCGCTGAAGACCCACGTGGACGAGTTCATCGCGCTCGTCCAAGCGGAAAACCCCGCGCTCTTTCCGAGCATGACGAAGGTGGATACCGAGGTCAGCTACAACCGCGTGCATCCCTTCCGCTACGCTTACACCTCTTATCTGCTTGCGCTCGTGGCGATGGGCTTTTTCTGGATGTTCAAAAAACCCGGCTTCGTGACGGCGACCTGGGTGTTTTCGGTGATCGGGCTTTTGCTGCACATTTACGGCTTCGGCGTGCGCACCTATCTGACCGATCGCGCGCCGGTGACCAATATGTACGAGACCGTCGTGTGGGTGAGTTTGGGGACGGTCGTCTTCGCCATGATCATCGAATGGATCTACCGTTGGCGTTTCATCATCACGGCGGGCGCGGCCGTGGGCGCGTTCTGTTTGATTCTGGCGGACATGGCGCCCGCGGTCTTGGACGCGAGCATTCAGCCGCTTGAGCCCGTTTTGCGTTCGAACTTCTGGCTGACCACGCACGTTCTCACCATCACGATCAGCTACGCGGCGTTTTTCCTGGCGTTCGCGCTCGGGGATTACGGTCTTTACCTTTTCCTGCGCGACGAAAAACGTTTTCAAGATCGCATTCGCGGCATCACGCTCGCGCTTTACCGCGCGATCCAAATCGGCATCGCGTTTTTGGCTCCGGGAATTATCTTGGGCGGAATCTGGGCCGACTACTCTTGGGGCCGCTTCTGGGGTTGGGATCCGAAAGAGACCTGGGCGCTCATCGCGCTTCTGGGCTACCTCGCGGTTCTGCACGGACGCCTGGCGGGACTGTTACGTAATTTCGGGATGTGTGCCGCGGCCATCTTGACGTTCTCATTGGTCATCATGGCTTGGTACGGAGTGAATTACGTTCTTGGCGCAGGGCTTCATTCCTACGGCTTTGGCGCCGGGGGCGTGGAGTACGTGGCGGGTTTTGTGGCCCTCCATATTTTGTACGTCGTGTTCGTCGGAGTCGTTCGTCGCGACAGCATTCGGAGCTAA
- a CDS encoding cytochrome c3 family protein — protein sequence MQRKVIQRSLRGAIFALIAASCFLAGCKFQFGVGYNQGYQPDQPIAFSHELHVGQNQIQCQYCHSQVERSNHSNIPALSTCMNCHMVVKTDSPEIQKLRDAYDAGKSIAWTKVHMLPDHVKFSHQAHVQKGVNCQTCHGEIEKMAKVYQHADLSMGWCVNCHREPENKAPLNCSTCHH from the coding sequence ATGCAACGAAAGGTTATTCAACGGAGTCTTCGCGGGGCGATCTTCGCCTTGATCGCGGCTTCGTGCTTCCTCGCGGGCTGTAAATTTCAGTTCGGCGTCGGCTACAACCAAGGCTACCAACCGGATCAACCGATTGCGTTCTCGCACGAACTCCACGTCGGTCAAAACCAAATCCAGTGTCAGTATTGCCACTCGCAAGTCGAGCGCTCCAATCACTCGAATATTCCGGCGCTTTCGACCTGCATGAACTGCCACATGGTCGTCAAAACGGACAGCCCCGAAATTCAAAAACTGCGCGATGCTTACGACGCTGGAAAGTCGATCGCGTGGACCAAAGTTCACATGCTTCCCGATCACGTCAAATTCTCGCACCAAGCTCACGTCCAAAAAGGCGTGAATTGCCAGACTTGCCATGGCGAAATCGAGAAGATGGCGAAGGTTTATCAGCATGCGGATCTGAGCATGGGTTGGTGCGTGAACTGTCACCGCGAACCCGAGAACAAAGCGCCGCTGAACTGCTCGACCTGCCACCACTAG
- a CDS encoding TAT-variant-translocated molybdopterin oxidoreductase, with protein MSLDHNHHDKEKSPHPSAGERDARYWNSLEQWGQDPEFQKLAEAEFNSSPLRENSNEEGWARREFLKLMGASLALSASGCIRRPVQKIVPYNKQPEEVVLGQASYYSSVYSDGLDTSGVLIRTREGRPLMVEGNKKFPTGYGVSSRGHAHILSLYDPDRSRSPLHNLQRYDKNDATKNRTNRDTITVKWEAADEAIVKQLKEGGVALLIPGVSSPTTNALIGDFAQAFGAKVYGYDDVSVDSVRAGQEASYGTRQIPNLRLDRAKMIISVDGDFLGTYHMTNQLSKQFADGRRDPKTMNRLVAFESTYSLTGANADIRVRIKPTQQLDVVMGLAHDLVVGKKISAFAGNGDVASVLRPFAGAAAKLGVEQALWDQMVSDLAKMDGETLVVAGGPQTETVDGISLQVAVNFLNSVLGNDGKTVEHGRALGVQSPNIGLADLIADINAGAVKTLIMHGSVNPVYSSPLAKDFVEALKKVKLVVSTADRNDETSQYADYVLPDNHVMEGWNDAQPVEGLFVLQQPTIRPMYDTRSFQLTLMSWAYLAEKGPKRLTEFETYYDYLRAYWRTEIAPKVGGGKAFDDFWDQTLQNGFAGTALEGSAGSARSFRTAALSQVKPSAAVEGYQLVLYPTSMFAGGTLTNVSWLHEQPDPVTKICWDNYVSVSLKVAEKEKLKEGDIVELKVGDKSIEVPVHIQPGQHDEALALAIGYGRTHTGQVGNKIGVSAVPLMVMNGKRVITAGQAVTLKKTGKNMKLASVQSHHTMEGRKIVVEATLKQYLKNEATGNAPGHVWSMWSGHQYNGHKWAMAVDLNTCNGCGSCQVACQSENNIPVVGKRYVIEGREMQWLRIDRYYVGTPENPEVVFQPVMCQQCDNAPCETVCPVLATVHSSEGLNDMVYNRCVGTRYCSNNCPYKVRRFNWFNYAKNIQKPLHLALNPDVTVRSRGVMEKCTFCVHRIKEAKLVAKLEKRDLRDGDATTACEASCAAGAIIFGDMNDPNSRVSKAMKQQRAYALLEEFGAAPSVRYLTKIRNNYQETRFQDGAHQGQKTEKHEDTHS; from the coding sequence ATGTCACTCGATCACAATCATCACGACAAAGAAAAGTCCCCGCACCCTTCGGCCGGCGAACGCGATGCGCGTTACTGGAACAGCCTGGAGCAGTGGGGCCAAGATCCCGAGTTCCAAAAGCTCGCGGAAGCGGAATTCAACAGCTCGCCTTTGCGTGAGAATTCCAACGAAGAAGGCTGGGCTCGCCGCGAATTCCTGAAGCTGATGGGGGCGTCGCTCGCGCTGTCGGCTTCGGGTTGCATTCGCCGCCCGGTACAGAAAATCGTTCCTTACAACAAACAGCCCGAAGAGGTCGTGCTCGGCCAAGCCAGCTACTACTCGTCGGTGTACTCGGACGGTCTGGACACTTCGGGCGTTCTGATCCGTACCCGTGAGGGACGTCCGCTGATGGTCGAAGGGAACAAGAAATTCCCCACCGGTTACGGCGTCTCTTCGCGCGGTCATGCGCACATCCTGTCGTTGTACGATCCGGATCGCTCGCGCTCGCCCCTGCACAACCTGCAACGTTACGACAAAAACGACGCCACGAAAAACCGCACCAACCGCGACACCATCACGGTGAAGTGGGAAGCGGCGGATGAAGCGATCGTGAAGCAACTCAAAGAGGGCGGCGTCGCCCTTTTGATCCCGGGCGTCAGCTCGCCCACCACGAACGCCTTGATCGGGGATTTCGCGCAGGCCTTCGGCGCGAAAGTCTACGGTTACGACGACGTTTCGGTCGACAGCGTGCGCGCGGGTCAGGAAGCGTCCTACGGCACGCGCCAGATCCCGAACCTGCGTCTGGATCGCGCGAAGATGATCATCTCGGTGGACGGGGACTTCCTCGGCACCTACCACATGACCAATCAGCTTTCGAAACAGTTCGCCGACGGTCGCCGCGATCCCAAGACGATGAACCGTCTGGTGGCGTTCGAATCGACCTATTCACTGACGGGCGCGAACGCGGATATCCGCGTGCGCATCAAGCCCACGCAGCAGCTCGACGTCGTCATGGGTCTGGCTCATGATCTCGTCGTCGGCAAGAAGATCTCGGCCTTCGCCGGGAACGGTGATGTCGCATCGGTGCTTCGTCCCTTCGCGGGCGCGGCAGCGAAATTGGGTGTTGAACAGGCGCTCTGGGACCAGATGGTTTCGGATCTCGCGAAAATGGACGGCGAGACTCTCGTTGTTGCGGGTGGGCCGCAAACCGAAACCGTCGATGGGATCTCGCTGCAAGTGGCGGTGAATTTCCTGAACTCGGTTCTCGGGAACGACGGCAAAACGGTCGAGCATGGCCGCGCCCTTGGAGTGCAATCGCCGAATATCGGTCTTGCGGACTTGATCGCGGACATCAACGCGGGTGCGGTGAAGACCTTGATCATGCATGGTTCGGTGAACCCGGTTTACTCTTCGCCGCTTGCGAAAGATTTCGTCGAGGCGCTCAAGAAAGTGAAGCTGGTCGTCTCGACCGCGGATCGCAATGATGAGACTTCGCAATACGCGGATTACGTTCTTCCCGATAACCACGTGATGGAAGGTTGGAACGACGCTCAGCCCGTTGAAGGCTTGTTCGTTCTGCAGCAACCGACCATCCGTCCGATGTACGATACCCGCTCGTTCCAGCTGACGCTGATGTCGTGGGCGTACCTCGCGGAAAAAGGTCCGAAACGTCTGACCGAATTTGAAACTTACTACGATTATCTCCGCGCTTACTGGCGCACCGAGATCGCGCCCAAAGTCGGCGGCGGCAAAGCCTTCGACGATTTCTGGGACCAGACTCTGCAAAACGGTTTCGCGGGCACGGCCCTCGAAGGTTCGGCGGGCAGTGCGCGTTCGTTCCGAACGGCGGCGCTCTCGCAAGTGAAACCCTCGGCCGCGGTCGAAGGTTACCAGCTCGTTTTGTACCCCACGTCGATGTTTGCGGGCGGAACGCTCACGAACGTGTCGTGGCTGCACGAGCAACCCGATCCCGTGACTAAAATCTGCTGGGACAACTACGTTTCGGTGTCGCTGAAAGTGGCCGAAAAAGAGAAGTTGAAAGAAGGCGATATCGTTGAACTGAAAGTCGGCGACAAGTCGATTGAAGTTCCCGTGCATATCCAGCCCGGTCAGCATGACGAAGCGCTCGCACTCGCGATCGGTTACGGACGCACCCACACGGGTCAGGTCGGTAACAAGATCGGCGTCAGCGCGGTTCCGCTCATGGTCATGAATGGGAAACGAGTGATCACCGCAGGTCAGGCCGTCACGTTGAAAAAGACCGGCAAGAACATGAAGCTCGCGTCGGTGCAGAGCCACCACACGATGGAAGGTCGTAAGATCGTCGTCGAAGCGACTCTCAAGCAGTACTTGAAGAACGAAGCGACTGGAAACGCTCCCGGCCACGTTTGGTCGATGTGGAGCGGTCACCAATACAATGGTCACAAGTGGGCCATGGCGGTGGACCTCAATACCTGTAACGGTTGCGGGTCTTGCCAAGTCGCCTGCCAGTCGGAAAACAACATTCCCGTCGTCGGTAAACGCTACGTGATCGAAGGCCGCGAAATGCAGTGGCTGCGCATCGACCGTTACTACGTCGGTACGCCCGAGAATCCCGAAGTCGTCTTCCAGCCGGTGATGTGCCAGCAGTGCGACAACGCGCCTTGCGAAACGGTGTGCCCGGTCCTCGCGACCGTCCACTCGTCGGAAGGTCTGAACGACATGGTTTACAACCGTTGTGTCGGAACTCGTTATTGCTCGAACAACTGCCCCTACAAAGTTCGCCGCTTCAACTGGTTCAACTACGCGAAGAACATCCAAAAGCCGCTCCACTTGGCGCTGAACCCGGACGTCACGGTCCGTTCGCGCGGGGTCATGGAGAAGTGCACGTTCTGCGTTCACCGGATCAAAGAAGCGAAGCTCGTGGCGAAACTCGAAAAGCGCGATCTGCGTGACGGAGACGCGACGACAGCTTGTGAAGCGAGCTGCGCTGCGGGCGCCATCATTTTCGGTGACATGAACGATCCCAACAGCCGGGTGTCGAAGGCCATGAAGCAACAGCGTGCGTACGCACTGCTGGAAGAGTTCGGCGCGGCTCCCAGCGTTCGCTACCTGACGAAGATCCGGAATAACTACCAGGAGACTCGTTTCCAGGACGGCGCGCACCAAGGACAAAAGACTGAGAAGCACGAGGACACACACTCATGA
- the nrfD gene encoding polysulfide reductase NrfD has translation MKRNELVLGNKTLKDITEDIVAPVESFPGKGWIGMFLGAKTLFLFYIISVAVVISTGMGLLGVNNPIGWGTMIITFVFWIGIGHAGTLISAVLFLFRQKWRTSVARTAEAMTVFAVMTAGIFPLIHTGRPWLDFWLFPYPNQRGPLWVNFRSPLLWDVFAVSTYATVSIVFWYIGLVPDFATIRDRAKNKIRKVVYGALSLGWRGTARNWSHYEMLYLLLAGLSTPLVLSVHTIVSFDFAVSQLPGWHTTIFPPYFVAGAIFSGFGMVVTLMTLVRIGFPAFKDYVTLDHMEVMNKIIMTTGLMVGYAYGSEFFVAWYSGNIYERYVFFISRASGPYAWSYWTMIICNVFIPQIFWFKWARRSIPVMFTVSIFVNIGMWFERFVITVTSLHRDFLPANWGMYAWSFWDTAILLGSFGMFLTLFLLYLRLFPAISIAEIKPVMNVGKEGEGGGHH, from the coding sequence ATGAAACGCAACGAACTCGTTCTTGGTAACAAGACACTGAAGGATATCACCGAAGATATCGTCGCTCCCGTTGAGAGCTTCCCCGGCAAAGGCTGGATCGGAATGTTCTTGGGCGCGAAAACGCTCTTCCTGTTCTACATCATCAGCGTCGCGGTCGTGATCTCGACGGGGATGGGGCTTTTGGGTGTGAACAACCCCATCGGCTGGGGAACGATGATCATCACGTTCGTCTTCTGGATCGGGATCGGTCACGCCGGCACGCTCATCTCGGCGGTCCTGTTCTTGTTCCGTCAGAAGTGGCGGACCTCGGTCGCCCGCACCGCGGAAGCGATGACGGTTTTCGCGGTCATGACCGCCGGGATCTTCCCGCTGATCCACACCGGTCGTCCTTGGCTGGATTTCTGGCTGTTCCCGTACCCGAACCAACGGGGACCTCTCTGGGTGAACTTCCGTTCGCCGCTTCTGTGGGACGTCTTCGCGGTTTCGACTTACGCGACCGTCTCGATCGTCTTCTGGTACATCGGTTTGGTTCCCGACTTCGCGACCATCCGTGACCGCGCGAAGAATAAAATCCGTAAAGTCGTTTACGGCGCGCTGTCCTTGGGCTGGCGCGGAACGGCTCGCAACTGGTCGCACTACGAGATGCTTTATCTCTTGCTGGCCGGTCTTTCGACGCCGCTCGTCCTCTCGGTTCACACCATCGTCTCGTTCGACTTCGCGGTTTCGCAGCTTCCGGGCTGGCACACCACGATCTTCCCTCCGTACTTCGTTGCGGGCGCGATCTTCTCGGGCTTCGGGATGGTCGTGACGCTGATGACGCTGGTTCGGATCGGCTTCCCGGCGTTCAAAGACTACGTGACGCTGGATCATATGGAAGTGATGAACAAGATCATCATGACCACCGGTCTGATGGTCGGTTACGCCTACGGTTCGGAGTTCTTCGTCGCTTGGTACTCAGGCAACATCTACGAGCGCTACGTGTTCTTCATCAGCCGCGCGTCGGGTCCTTACGCTTGGTCGTACTGGACGATGATCATCTGTAACGTCTTCATCCCGCAGATCTTCTGGTTCAAGTGGGCGCGTCGCTCGATCCCGGTGATGTTCACCGTCTCGATCTTCGTGAACATCGGAATGTGGTTCGAACGTTTCGTCATCACCGTGACTTCGCTTCACCGCGATTTCCTGCCCGCGAACTGGGGAATGTACGCATGGAGCTTCTGGGATACGGCGATCCTGCTCGGTAGCTTCGGAATGTTCCTGACACTGTTCCTACTGTATTTGCGCCTGTTCCCCGCGATCTCGATCGCGGAAATCAAACCCGTCATGAATGTCGGCAAAGAGGGCGAAGGCGGAGGTCATCACTAA
- a CDS encoding DUF3341 domain-containing protein, whose protein sequence is MAKYQSGIAAIFTTEEAFVKAAKATYDSGFRKFDAISPYPVHGMEEACHIKRSWIPYVSFTMGLAGLLGALALTYWTSAVNWPLNVGGKPFFSLPAFIPIMFELTILFAALSAVVSLFVATGIPKFDPPTIDPDLTSHKFAIFIPQNDAGFNESKVEELFRSLGAVEIKKAQH, encoded by the coding sequence ATGGCTAAATATCAAAGCGGCATCGCCGCGATCTTCACGACCGAAGAAGCCTTCGTGAAAGCCGCGAAAGCGACTTACGATTCGGGCTTCCGCAAGTTCGACGCGATCAGCCCCTATCCCGTGCACGGCATGGAAGAGGCTTGTCACATCAAGCGCAGCTGGATTCCCTACGTGAGCTTTACCATGGGCTTGGCGGGACTGCTCGGCGCCTTGGCGCTGACTTACTGGACGTCGGCGGTCAACTGGCCGCTCAACGTGGGTGGTAAGCCGTTCTTCTCGTTGCCCGCATTCATCCCGATCATGTTCGAATTGACGATCCTGTTCGCGGCGCTTTCGGCCGTCGTGTCGCTCTTCGTGGCGACGGGCATTCCGAAGTTCGATCCGCCGACCATCGATCCCGATCTGACCTCGCACAAGTTCGCGATTTTCATTCCGCAAAACGATGCGGGCTTTAATGAGTCCAAAGTCGAAGAGCTCTTCCGCTCGCTCGGCGCCGTCGAGATCAAGAAGGCGCAGCACTAA
- a CDS encoding c-type cytochrome, with amino-acid sequence MNRLLPVIYIGAVAAALALSGCGPRGNSPNVELIQDMMEQPAVDAQEADDTWGDGMSARVPPEHTQPIGFKPYRWPTDIEGAVRDNKNPMAGDFSDEILLTGQNYYNTNCMICHGVKGDGSGPIKGKYPLPIPSLLTDKIKNWPDAHVYHVVTMGQGTMGPYASMVPEKVRWQLVNYIRHLQKQ; translated from the coding sequence ATGAACCGACTCCTTCCCGTGATTTACATCGGCGCCGTCGCGGCGGCGCTCGCGCTTTCGGGCTGCGGTCCGCGCGGCAACTCGCCGAACGTGGAACTGATTCAAGATATGATGGAGCAACCCGCGGTCGACGCTCAAGAGGCGGACGACACTTGGGGTGACGGGATGAGCGCACGCGTGCCGCCCGAGCACACTCAGCCCATCGGCTTCAAGCCCTACCGCTGGCCCACCGATATCGAAGGCGCGGTTCGCGACAATAAAAACCCCATGGCGGGCGATTTCAGCGATGAAATCCTGCTGACGGGTCAGAACTACTACAATACGAACTGCATGATCTGCCACGGCGTGAAAGGTGACGGAAGCGGTCCCATCAAGGGCAAGTATCCGCTCCCGATCCCTTCGCTGCTGACCGACAAGATCAAGAACTGGCCCGATGCCCATGTTTACCACGTGGTCACCATGGGGCAGGGAACCATGGGGCCTTACGCTTCGATGGTGCCCGAAAAAGTTCGTTGGCAGCTTGTGAACTACATTCGTCATCTGCAGAAACAATAA